In Pseudomonas lalkuanensis, the following are encoded in one genomic region:
- the osmE gene encoding osmotically-inducible lipoprotein OsmE — MSKHALILCCALAAVAGCASKMENPTDFYTYRNQPLVKQVDEGMSETQVRNIGGPPSSSIRRKVNAGLCNNYILNQDGHQQAYHISFDGSGRVEEKGFMTCEQREQVELEKARKTSSSY; from the coding sequence ATGAGCAAGCACGCGCTGATCCTGTGCTGCGCCCTGGCCGCCGTGGCCGGATGCGCCAGCAAGATGGAAAACCCCACCGACTTCTACACCTACCGCAACCAGCCGCTGGTCAAGCAGGTGGATGAAGGCATGAGCGAAACACAGGTGCGCAACATCGGCGGGCCGCCCTCATCTTCCATTCGCCGCAAGGTCAACGCGGGTCTCTGCAACAACTACATCCTCAACCAGGACGGCCACCAGCAGGCCTACCACATCAGCTTCGACGGCAGTGGCCGGGTCGAGGAAAAGGGCTTCATGACCTGCGAGCAGCGGGAACAGGTAGAACTGGAAAAGGCCAGGAAGACCAGCTCAAGCTATTGA
- the osmE gene encoding osmotically-inducible lipoprotein OsmE: MYKQALVMACALASTAGCASKIENPTDYITFRNQPLVADVEPGMSRQQVLLIGGRPSSVVQRSVHPGSCNNYILNEEGHQQPYHISFDSSGRVRHKGFMTCGQREQAERDQL, translated from the coding sequence ATGTACAAGCAAGCGCTTGTCATGGCTTGTGCCCTGGCATCGACTGCCGGCTGCGCCAGCAAGATCGAAAATCCGACGGACTACATCACCTTCCGCAACCAGCCCCTGGTCGCGGATGTCGAGCCCGGCATGAGCCGGCAGCAGGTCCTGCTCATCGGGGGGCGCCCTTCATCCGTCGTCCAGCGCAGCGTGCATCCGGGTTCCTGCAACAATTACATCCTCAACGAAGAAGGCCACCAGCAGCCTTACCACATCAGCTTCGACAGCAGCGGCCGGGTCCGCCACAAGGGCTTCATGACCTGCGGACAGCGCGAGCAGGCGGAGCGCGACCAGCTCTGA
- a CDS encoding AsmA family protein has product MTRGLRFLARTVLALVLLLTALLVLVATFDWNRIKPALNERASAELGREFAIEGDLRVIWQREEGEGGWRALVPWPHFAAEKLRLGNPQWAKGGDFVSLERVEFRIAPLPLLWQQLSIPRIELGGPRASVRRLADGRNNWTFELPAKPEGEEQQPSGWTLDIGTIGFDKGQVQVDDAQTGTRLDLLIDPLGKPIPFSELLPAKGARPATVSAQDYAFGWQAKGSYKGQPLDGKGKVGGLLALQNADLPFPLQADIRAGDTRIVLLGTLTDPRELGALDLRLQLSGKSLAQLYPLTGVTLPETPAYSTDGRLVASLNEPGGARFHYQGFNGRIGGSDIHGDLTYAASQPRPKLSGTLTSEQLRFADLAPLIGADSSAGQKARGVATRQPADKVLPVEAFRTERWRTMDADVRFTGKRIQHSEKLPVTDLSTHVLLDDGQLSLDPLRFGVAGGDLDAVVRLDGRRAPLTGRARLTARHFKLKELFPNVQAMRNSLGELNGTADLSGTGNSVAALLGTANGNLQMLVNDGTISRNLMEIAGLNVGNYVVGRLFGDEEVKINCAAADLGLKDGLMTPRLFVFDTENALVQIDGNANFRNERLDLSVTPESKGVRLFSLRSPLYVRGTFKNPQAGVQTVPLMVRGAGMLALGVAVAPAAALLALVAPAAGGEEGNACAPLLQQMRKP; this is encoded by the coding sequence ATGACACGAGGTCTTCGCTTCCTGGCCAGGACGGTCCTGGCGCTGGTGCTGCTGTTGACGGCCTTGCTGGTGCTGGTCGCCACCTTCGATTGGAACCGCATCAAGCCTGCGCTCAACGAGCGGGCGTCCGCCGAGCTGGGGCGCGAATTCGCCATCGAGGGTGACCTTCGCGTCATCTGGCAACGGGAGGAAGGCGAGGGTGGCTGGCGCGCGCTGGTGCCCTGGCCGCACTTCGCCGCTGAAAAGCTGCGCCTGGGGAATCCGCAATGGGCCAAGGGAGGCGATTTCGTCAGCCTCGAACGGGTGGAGTTCCGCATCGCGCCGCTGCCCCTGCTGTGGCAGCAACTGAGCATTCCGCGCATCGAACTGGGCGGCCCGCGGGCCAGCGTCCGTCGCCTGGCCGACGGTCGCAACAACTGGACCTTCGAGCTGCCGGCCAAACCGGAAGGCGAGGAGCAACAACCTTCCGGCTGGACGCTGGACATCGGCACCATAGGTTTCGACAAGGGCCAGGTGCAGGTGGATGACGCCCAGACCGGCACCCGCCTGGATCTGCTCATCGACCCGCTCGGCAAGCCGATCCCGTTCAGCGAACTGCTGCCGGCCAAGGGCGCCAGGCCGGCCACGGTCAGCGCGCAGGATTACGCTTTCGGCTGGCAGGCCAAGGGCAGCTACAAGGGACAGCCGCTGGATGGCAAAGGCAAGGTGGGTGGTCTGCTGGCGCTGCAGAATGCCGACCTGCCGTTCCCGTTGCAGGCTGATATCAGGGCCGGCGACACCCGTATCGTCCTGCTGGGCACCCTGACCGACCCGCGCGAGCTGGGTGCCCTGGACCTGCGCCTGCAACTGTCCGGCAAGAGCCTGGCCCAGCTCTATCCCCTGACCGGCGTAACCCTGCCGGAAACCCCGGCCTATTCCACCGATGGCCGGCTGGTGGCCAGCCTGAACGAACCGGGCGGGGCGAGGTTCCACTACCAGGGTTTCAACGGCCGCATCGGCGGCAGCGATATCCATGGCGACCTCACCTATGCCGCCAGCCAACCCCGGCCGAAGCTTTCCGGCACCCTGACGTCCGAGCAGCTGCGATTTGCCGACCTGGCGCCGCTGATCGGTGCCGACTCCAGCGCCGGTCAGAAGGCCCGTGGCGTCGCCACGCGCCAACCGGCGGACAAGGTGTTGCCGGTGGAAGCGTTCCGCACCGAGCGCTGGCGGACGATGGACGCCGACGTCCGCTTCACCGGCAAGCGCATCCAGCACAGCGAGAAACTGCCCGTCACCGACCTGTCCACCCACGTCCTGCTCGACGATGGCCAGCTCAGCCTGGACCCCCTGCGCTTCGGCGTGGCCGGTGGCGACCTGGACGCAGTCGTCCGCCTGGATGGGCGACGCGCGCCGCTTACCGGCAGGGCTCGGCTCACAGCCCGCCACTTCAAGCTCAAGGAGCTGTTTCCCAACGTCCAGGCCATGCGCAACAGCCTGGGCGAGCTGAACGGTACGGCGGACCTGTCCGGCACCGGCAATTCGGTGGCGGCCCTGCTGGGTACCGCCAACGGCAACCTGCAGATGCTGGTCAATGACGGCACCATCAGCCGCAACCTGATGGAGATCGCCGGGCTCAACGTCGGCAACTACGTGGTGGGCAGGCTGTTCGGCGACGAGGAGGTGAAGATCAATTGCGCAGCGGCGGACCTTGGCCTGAAAGACGGGCTGATGACGCCGCGGCTGTTCGTCTTCGATACCGAGAATGCGTTGGTGCAGATCGACGGCAACGCCAACTTCCGCAATGAGCGGCTGGACCTGAGCGTTACGCCGGAGTCCAAGGGGGTGCGGTTGTTTTCCCTGCGTTCGCCGCTCTACGTGCGCGGAACCTTCAAGAATCCCCAGGCCGGGGTGCAGACGGTGCCCCTGATGGTACGCGGAGCGGGAATGTTGGCGCTGGGTGTGGCGGTGGCACCGGCGGCGGCCCTGTTGGCGCTGGTGGCGCCGGCGGCCGGTGGCGAGGAGGGCAATGCCTGTGCGCCGCTGCTACAGCAGATGCGCAAGCCTTAG
- a CDS encoding phage infection protein, with translation MKTQAFAALFIAALSTSVFALPSDSQPVLGESKEGATLQVIEPVAVEGGFMVLDRVAEGGSDRTGANRVAESGADRTGANRVAESGADRTGANRVAESGADRTGANRVAESGADRTGANRVAESGADRTGANRVAESGADRTGANRVA, from the coding sequence ATGAAAACCCAAGCCTTCGCCGCCCTGTTCATCGCCGCCCTGAGCACCAGCGTCTTCGCCCTGCCGTCGGATTCCCAGCCGGTTCTGGGCGAGTCGAAGGAAGGTGCCACCCTCCAGGTCATCGAGCCGGTTGCTGTCGAAGGTGGCTTCATGGTCCTGGACCGCGTCGCCGAAGGTGGTTCCGACCGCACCGGTGCCAACCGCGTCGCTGAAAGCGGTGCCGACCGTACCGGCGCCAACCGCGTCGCCGAAAGCGGTGCCGACCGCACTGGCGCCAACCGCGTCGCTGAAAGCGGTGCCGACCGCACCGGTGCCAACCGCGTCGCTGAAAGCGGTGCCGACCGCACCGGTGCCAACCGCGTCGCTGAAAGCGGTGCCGACCGCACTGGCGCCAACCGCGTCGCTGAAAGCGGTGCCGACCGCACTGGCGCCAACCGCGTCGCCTGA
- a CDS encoding fatty acid desaturase family protein, whose amino-acid sequence MRFDRELTFAELDAFGAELDALRQRTLDDLGEADARYIRRIRAAVRFCCWSGRALLLLGWFPPTWLLGAALLGLGKILENMELGHNVMHGQYDWMNDPELRGTRYEWDIAGPSDFWRHTHNHIHHSYTNVLGKDDDVGYGVVRLFPEQRWKPFYRWQPLWVTLQAVLFQYSVAVQHLRLDQYFKGRMSADELRPRLRQFNAKVLRQSVKDYLLFPLLALPLGGSVTAVLAGNLLANLIRNLWTFTVIFCGHFTERAAVFPPEVLAGESRGHWYLRQLRGSSNLEGGPLFHILTGNLSHQIEHHLFPDLPARRYAEMAKVVREIAGRYGQVYNSGRLSVQFGSVLKRVWKYRLA is encoded by the coding sequence ATGCGATTCGACCGCGAACTCACCTTTGCCGAACTCGATGCTTTCGGCGCCGAGCTGGACGCCCTGCGCCAGCGCACCCTGGACGATCTCGGCGAAGCCGACGCCCGTTACATCCGCCGAATCCGCGCGGCCGTCCGCTTCTGCTGCTGGAGCGGACGCGCCTTGCTGCTGCTCGGCTGGTTCCCGCCCACCTGGTTGCTGGGGGCGGCGCTGCTCGGGTTGGGCAAGATCCTTGAGAACATGGAGCTGGGCCACAACGTCATGCATGGCCAGTACGACTGGATGAACGATCCCGAGCTGCGTGGCACCCGCTATGAGTGGGATATCGCCGGTCCCTCCGACTTCTGGCGGCACACCCACAACCACATCCACCACAGCTACACCAATGTGCTGGGCAAGGACGACGACGTTGGCTACGGCGTGGTGCGGCTCTTCCCTGAACAACGCTGGAAACCCTTTTATCGCTGGCAGCCCTTGTGGGTGACGCTGCAGGCGGTGCTGTTCCAGTACTCGGTGGCGGTGCAGCACCTGCGACTGGACCAGTACTTCAAGGGCCGCATGAGCGCAGATGAACTGCGACCACGACTGCGCCAGTTCAATGCCAAGGTACTGCGCCAGTCGGTGAAGGATTACCTGCTGTTCCCCTTGCTGGCACTGCCATTGGGAGGGAGCGTGACGGCCGTGCTGGCGGGGAACCTGCTGGCCAACCTCATCCGTAACCTCTGGACCTTCACCGTGATCTTTTGCGGCCACTTCACCGAGCGCGCAGCCGTATTCCCGCCCGAGGTGCTGGCCGGGGAGAGTCGCGGCCACTGGTACCTGCGTCAGCTGCGGGGCTCCAGCAACCTGGAAGGCGGGCCGCTGTTCCACATCCTCACCGGCAACCTCAGCCACCAGATCGAACACCACCTGTTCCCCGACCTGCCGGCGCGGCGCTATGCCGAGATGGCCAAGGTGGTGCGGGAGATCGCCGGGCGATACGGGCAGGTCTACAACAGCGGGCGGCTGTCGGTGCAGTTCGGCAGCGTGCTGAAGCGCGTCTGGAAGTACCGGTTGGCGTGA
- a CDS encoding ferredoxin reductase, protein MPLVPLSLARRFGPALGPLRALAGGGWLQEADLDCLLRLVHPVLRLNRVFARVESRRWVADDMLAIGLRTNGNTRGWRPGQHVRLHLELDGVRQGRSYSLVSVQEDGRLELAVKRQPQGRLSNWLLDRLEVGSVLELDPAQGDLDWPQDASSVLLLAAGSGITPLLGLLRQALARGFTAPVTLLHYVRHRAQRAFSEELQGLMARHPNFQVRWAISGEAPAVDELAGRFQVDHLAGLPAHSLLACGPHGFVAGVRDWWQAAPRGGRLQWEAFTAPAPTAGVGEAVRLRFVRSHRELPGNSAANLLEQAEAHGLRPPHGCRQGICTGCTCQLLAGSVRDLRTGAMTHGPGLPIRLCVSAPLGDVELEL, encoded by the coding sequence ATGCCCCTCGTACCTCTCTCCCTGGCGCGCCGATTCGGCCCCGCGCTGGGACCCTTGCGCGCACTGGCCGGCGGCGGCTGGCTGCAGGAAGCCGACCTGGATTGCCTGCTGCGCCTCGTCCATCCCGTTCTGCGGCTCAACCGCGTGTTCGCCCGTGTCGAATCCCGCCGTTGGGTGGCCGACGACATGCTCGCCATCGGCCTGCGCACCAATGGCAATACCCGTGGCTGGCGGCCCGGCCAGCATGTACGCCTCCACCTGGAGCTGGATGGCGTGCGTCAGGGCCGCAGCTACAGCCTGGTGAGCGTGCAGGAGGACGGGCGCCTCGAACTGGCGGTGAAGCGCCAGCCGCAAGGGCGGTTGTCCAACTGGCTGCTGGACCGGCTGGAAGTCGGCTCCGTGCTGGAGTTGGACCCGGCCCAGGGTGACCTGGATTGGCCTCAGGATGCTTCCTCGGTGCTGCTGCTGGCCGCCGGCAGTGGCATCACGCCCTTGCTCGGCCTGCTGCGTCAGGCCCTGGCCCGTGGTTTCACTGCGCCGGTGACCCTGCTGCACTACGTGCGCCACCGTGCCCAGCGCGCCTTCAGCGAGGAGCTGCAGGGGCTGATGGCGCGCCACCCCAATTTCCAGGTGCGCTGGGCCATCAGCGGCGAGGCGCCGGCGGTCGATGAGCTGGCCGGGCGCTTCCAGGTGGATCACCTGGCCGGGCTGCCGGCGCACAGCCTGCTGGCCTGCGGACCCCACGGATTCGTCGCGGGCGTGCGTGACTGGTGGCAGGCCGCGCCGCGCGGCGGGCGTCTGCAATGGGAGGCCTTCACTGCGCCGGCGCCGACCGCCGGAGTAGGGGAGGCGGTGCGTCTGCGCTTCGTCCGCTCCCATCGGGAGCTGCCCGGCAACAGCGCCGCCAATCTGCTGGAGCAGGCCGAAGCCCATGGCTTGCGTCCACCCCACGGCTGTCGCCAGGGCATCTGCACCGGCTGCACCTGCCAGCTCCTGGCCGGCAGCGTGCGTGACCTGCGCACCGGCGCCATGACCCATGGGCCGGGGCTGCCGATCCGTCTTTGCGTCAGCGCGCCGCTGGGCGATGTGGAACTGGAACTCTAG
- a CDS encoding TetR family transcriptional regulator → MTQRSEQKQQTRHALMDAARLLMDSGRGFGSLSLREVARNAGIVPTGFYRHFNDMDELGLALVEEVGETFRATIRKVRQNEFELGGIIEASVRIFLDAVLANRGQFLFLAREQYGGSQPVRQAIGALRQRITDDLAADLRLINRMPQLDEEGVDLVADLVVKTVFATLPELIDPPADNLPPHLLPAAKITQQLRFIMIGGKHWLGPGQSKS, encoded by the coding sequence ATGACCCAACGCTCGGAACAGAAGCAGCAGACCCGCCACGCCCTGATGGATGCCGCGCGCCTCCTGATGGACAGCGGCCGTGGCTTCGGCAGCCTGAGCCTGCGGGAAGTGGCGCGCAACGCCGGCATCGTGCCCACTGGCTTCTACCGCCACTTCAACGACATGGATGAGCTGGGCCTGGCCCTGGTCGAGGAGGTAGGTGAAACCTTCCGCGCCACCATTCGCAAGGTGCGCCAGAACGAGTTCGAGTTGGGCGGCATCATCGAAGCCTCCGTGCGCATTTTCCTCGACGCGGTGCTCGCCAACCGTGGCCAGTTCCTCTTCCTCGCCCGCGAACAGTACGGCGGCTCGCAGCCCGTGCGCCAGGCCATCGGCGCCCTGCGCCAGCGCATCACCGACGACCTGGCCGCCGACCTCAGGCTGATCAACCGCATGCCGCAACTGGACGAGGAAGGCGTCGACCTGGTGGCCGACCTGGTGGTGAAGACCGTATTCGCCACACTCCCCGAACTGATCGACCCGCCGGCGGACAACCTGCCGCCGCACCTCCTGCCCGCCGCCAAGATCACCCAGCAACTGCGTTTCATCATGATCGGAGGCAAGCACTGGCTGGGACCGGGCCAGTCGAAAAGCTGA
- the ureE gene encoding urease accessory protein UreE, which translates to MLVIHERIEARSSWDEELLLTYEARSKSRLRCFTESGEDVGLFLERGHPPLRDGDCLRSQDGRVVKVSARPEALLHVTCANAFELTRAAYHLGNRHVALQIGDGWLRLLDDYVLKAMLEQLGATVECIEAGFQPEHGAYGGGHHHSHQLEADFSYAPRLHQFGVRT; encoded by the coding sequence ATGCTGGTCATCCACGAACGAATAGAAGCCCGGTCGAGCTGGGACGAAGAGCTCCTGCTGACCTATGAAGCGCGCAGCAAGAGCCGCCTGCGCTGTTTCACCGAGAGCGGCGAGGACGTCGGCCTGTTCCTCGAACGCGGCCATCCGCCCCTGCGTGACGGCGATTGCCTGCGCAGCCAGGACGGCCGGGTAGTCAAGGTCAGCGCGCGCCCGGAAGCCCTGCTCCACGTCACCTGCGCCAACGCCTTCGAACTGACCCGCGCCGCCTACCACCTGGGCAACCGCCACGTCGCCCTGCAGATCGGCGACGGCTGGCTGCGCCTGCTGGACGACTACGTGCTCAAGGCCATGCTCGAACAGCTTGGCGCCACGGTGGAATGCATCGAAGCCGGCTTCCAGCCCGAGCACGGCGCCTACGGCGGGGGTCATCACCACTCCCATCAGCTCGAAGCCGACTTCAGCTATGCGCCGCGCCTGCACCAGTTCGGTGTGCGCACGTGA
- a CDS encoding urease accessory protein UreF, whose protein sequence is MNKAWQLLRLASPQLPIGGYSYSQGLELAVDSGLVHDPESAACWIRDQLLLNLARFEAPLLLAHCEAAARDDWHELKALAERHRASRETREQHLESRQMGYSLQQLLDDLPEQDDAARALLAELEGPGLAVTWALAARAWSIAPQEALSAWLWGWLENQLAVLMKTLPLGQQAAQRLTSALLPCLEQAQCDASEIPPSRWGSAAFGLALASMAHERQYSRLFRS, encoded by the coding sequence GTGAACAAGGCATGGCAGCTCCTGAGACTCGCCAGCCCCCAGCTGCCCATTGGTGGCTACAGCTATTCCCAGGGCCTGGAGCTGGCCGTCGATTCGGGACTGGTGCATGACCCTGAAAGTGCCGCGTGCTGGATCAGGGATCAGTTGCTGCTCAACCTCGCGCGCTTCGAGGCGCCCCTGCTGCTGGCCCATTGCGAGGCAGCGGCACGGGACGACTGGCACGAACTGAAGGCCCTGGCCGAACGTCACCGCGCCAGCCGTGAAACCCGCGAGCAGCATCTGGAAAGCCGGCAGATGGGGTACTCCCTGCAACAGCTGCTGGACGACCTGCCCGAGCAGGACGACGCCGCCCGAGCCCTGCTCGCCGAACTGGAAGGACCGGGCCTCGCCGTGACCTGGGCGCTGGCCGCCCGCGCCTGGTCCATCGCCCCGCAGGAAGCCCTCAGCGCCTGGCTCTGGGGCTGGCTGGAGAACCAGTTGGCGGTGCTGATGAAGACCCTGCCACTGGGCCAGCAGGCTGCCCAGCGCCTGACCTCTGCCCTGCTGCCCTGCCTGGAGCAGGCGCAGTGCGACGCCAGTGAAATTCCCCCGTCCCGCTGGGGCAGCGCCGCCTTCGGCCTGGCCCTGGCGAGCATGGCGCACGAGCGCCAATACAGCCGTCTGTTCCGTTCCTAG
- the ureG gene encoding urease accessory protein UreG: MNSQPLRVGIGGPVGSGKTALTLALCRALRDRYNLAVVTNDIYTQEDAQFLVRNEALAPERIIGVETGGCPHTAIREDASINLEAVEQLNRRFPGLDLILVESGGDNLSATFSPELSDLTIYVIDVSAGDKLPRKGGPGICKSDLLVINKVDLAPMVGASLEVMDRDARKMRGERPFVFSNQKLGQGLDEIIAFIEKQGLLAA, translated from the coding sequence ATGAACAGCCAACCCCTGCGCGTCGGTATCGGCGGCCCGGTCGGTTCCGGCAAGACCGCCCTGACCCTGGCCCTCTGCCGCGCCCTGCGTGACCGCTACAACCTGGCGGTAGTGACCAACGATATCTACACCCAGGAAGACGCCCAGTTCCTGGTGCGCAACGAGGCGCTGGCGCCGGAACGCATCATCGGCGTGGAAACGGGCGGCTGCCCGCACACGGCCATACGCGAGGACGCCTCGATCAACCTCGAAGCCGTGGAGCAGCTCAATCGCCGTTTTCCCGGCCTCGACCTGATCCTGGTGGAATCCGGCGGCGACAACCTGTCCGCCACCTTCAGCCCGGAACTCTCCGACCTGACCATCTACGTGATCGACGTTTCCGCCGGCGACAAGCTGCCGCGCAAGGGCGGCCCCGGCATCTGCAAGTCGGACCTGCTGGTGATCAACAAGGTGGACCTGGCGCCCATGGTCGGCGCGTCCCTGGAAGTGATGGACCGCGACGCCCGCAAGATGCGCGGCGAGCGGCCCTTCGTGTTCAGCAACCAGAAGCTCGGCCAGGGCCTCGACGAGATCATCGCCTTCATCGAGAAGCAGGGGCTGCTCGCTGCTTGA
- a CDS encoding HupE/UreJ family protein, which translates to MNLRKSLFAIALFLTPAVAFAHAGHDHSGLMAGVAHPVTGLDHLLAMLAVGLWAAQQRGSARWALPLTFVGAMLLGGLAGFAGVAMPLMETGIAGSVLALGLLVAVAVRPPLWLAVGLTALFAMAHGVAHGLELPDLASPWGYAVGFIAATATLHAAGYGLVRALPRAAAPLVRIAGGLSAGAGVWLLAS; encoded by the coding sequence ATGAACCTGCGCAAGTCGCTCTTCGCCATTGCCCTGTTCCTCACCCCGGCCGTGGCCTTCGCCCACGCCGGCCACGACCATTCCGGCCTGATGGCGGGCGTCGCCCACCCGGTCACCGGCCTCGACCACCTGCTGGCCATGCTCGCCGTCGGCCTCTGGGCGGCCCAACAGCGGGGCTCGGCGCGCTGGGCCCTGCCGCTGACCTTCGTCGGCGCCATGCTGCTGGGGGGCCTCGCCGGTTTCGCTGGCGTGGCCATGCCGCTGATGGAAACCGGCATCGCCGGCTCGGTGCTCGCCCTCGGCCTGCTGGTGGCCGTGGCGGTGCGCCCGCCACTGTGGCTGGCCGTGGGCCTGACCGCCCTGTTCGCCATGGCCCATGGCGTCGCCCACGGCCTCGAACTGCCGGACCTGGCCAGCCCATGGGGCTACGCCGTCGGTTTCATCGCTGCCACCGCCACCCTGCATGCAGCCGGTTATGGCCTGGTGCGCGCCCTGCCGCGCGCCGCCGCACCGCTGGTGCGTATTGCCGGTGGTCTCTCGGCTGGGGCCGGAGTGTGGTTGTTGGCGAGCTGA
- a CDS encoding glycerophosphodiester phosphodiesterase — MKRFARFFLAPLFLLVAGLLALALTSRPAERPGVLAGFGDQPLVIAHRGGRGLWPENTLFAFERAAALKVDMLEMDVRRTRDGQLVVLHDPRVDRTTNGDGKVADLTLAEVQALDAGYRWSADGGESHPYRGQGIRIPTFEQVLERFPEQAKVVEIKVPDAGLEEQLCALLDKHEQRERVLVGSFYERSLKRFREVCPGVATSAGPTSVRLLVALNWVGLGSLVSPSYQALQIPESSGGLQVATDSLMKTALQRGLAVQMWTINEQPAMRHLLDMGANGLITDYPDRALQLLGRSTRITSLND, encoded by the coding sequence ATGAAGCGCTTCGCCCGATTCTTCCTCGCTCCCCTCTTCCTCCTCGTCGCCGGCCTGCTCGCACTGGCCCTGACCAGTCGCCCGGCGGAACGGCCCGGCGTGCTCGCCGGCTTCGGCGACCAGCCCCTGGTCATCGCCCATCGAGGCGGACGCGGCCTGTGGCCGGAAAACACCCTGTTCGCCTTCGAGCGCGCTGCCGCCCTCAAGGTGGACATGCTGGAGATGGACGTGCGCCGCACCCGCGACGGCCAACTGGTGGTGCTGCACGACCCACGGGTGGATCGCACCACCAATGGCGACGGCAAGGTGGCCGATCTGACCCTTGCCGAGGTGCAGGCCCTGGATGCCGGCTACCGCTGGAGCGCCGATGGCGGCGAGAGCCATCCCTATCGCGGCCAGGGCATCCGCATCCCCACTTTCGAACAAGTGCTGGAGCGTTTCCCGGAACAGGCCAAGGTGGTGGAGATCAAGGTGCCCGACGCTGGGCTGGAAGAGCAGCTGTGCGCCCTGCTGGACAAGCACGAGCAGCGTGAGCGAGTGCTGGTGGGAAGTTTCTACGAGCGCAGCCTGAAGCGCTTCCGCGAAGTCTGCCCCGGCGTCGCCACCTCGGCCGGCCCGACTTCAGTGCGCCTGCTGGTGGCGCTGAACTGGGTCGGCCTGGGCAGCCTGGTCAGCCCGTCCTACCAGGCCCTGCAGATTCCCGAGAGCAGCGGCGGCCTGCAGGTGGCCACCGACAGCCTGATGAAGACCGCCCTGCAGCGCGGCCTGGCGGTCCAGATGTGGACCATCAACGAGCAACCGGCCATGCGCCACCTGCTGGACATGGGGGCGAATGGCCTGATCACCGACTACCCGGATCGCGCCCTGCAGCTGCTCGGGCGCTCCACCCGCATCACTTCGCTGAACGATTGA
- a CDS encoding SDR family oxidoreductase encodes MTSTVFITGATSGFGEACARRFARAGWSLVLTGRRAARLQALKDELSAQTDVLTLELDVRDRKAMEAAIAGLPARYEKIRGLINNAGLALGADPAPKCDLDDWDTMVDTNVKGLMYSTRLLLPRLIAHGRGASIVNLGSVAGNWPYPGSHVYGATKAFVGQFSLSLRNDLVGTGVRVTNIEPGLCESEFSLVRFGGDQAKYDATYAGAEAIQPEDIAETIFWIMNQPAHININSLELMPVSQTWAGFAVNRSAK; translated from the coding sequence ATGACTTCCACCGTATTCATCACCGGCGCCACCTCGGGTTTCGGCGAAGCCTGCGCCCGGCGCTTCGCCCGGGCCGGGTGGTCGCTGGTGCTGACGGGCCGCCGCGCCGCGCGTCTGCAAGCACTCAAGGATGAGCTCTCGGCCCAGACCGACGTGCTCACCCTGGAGCTGGATGTGCGTGACCGCAAGGCCATGGAAGCCGCCATCGCCGGCCTGCCGGCCAGGTACGAGAAGATTCGTGGCCTGATCAACAACGCCGGCCTGGCGCTTGGCGCCGACCCCGCGCCCAAGTGCGACCTGGATGACTGGGACACCATGGTCGACACCAACGTCAAGGGCCTGATGTACAGCACCCGCCTGCTGCTGCCGCGCCTGATCGCCCACGGCCGTGGCGCGAGCATCGTCAACCTTGGGTCGGTGGCCGGCAACTGGCCCTATCCCGGCAGCCACGTCTATGGCGCCACCAAGGCCTTCGTCGGGCAGTTTTCCCTGAGCCTGCGCAACGACCTGGTGGGCACCGGCGTGCGCGTCACCAACATTGAGCCGGGGCTGTGCGAGAGCGAGTTCTCCCTGGTGCGTTTCGGTGGCGACCAGGCCAAGTACGACGCCACTTACGCCGGCGCCGAAGCCATCCAGCCGGAAGACATCGCGGAAACCATTTTCTGGATCATGAACCAGCCGGCTCACATCAACATCAACAGCCTTGAGCTGATGCCGGTGAGCCAGACCTGGGCGGGCTTCGCGGTCAATCGTTCAGCGAAGTGA
- a CDS encoding putative quinol monooxygenase has translation MVKVALLVRLEARPGKVAEVEEFLRGGLPLVKAEPDTTAWFALRIGPQSFGIFDAFDSDLGLQAHMTGQVAAALMERAGELFSTPPQIERVEVLAAKLPEAAEEEEF, from the coding sequence ATGGTTAAAGTCGCCTTGCTGGTACGCCTGGAAGCCAGGCCGGGGAAAGTCGCCGAAGTGGAGGAATTCCTCCGTGGCGGCCTGCCGCTGGTAAAGGCCGAGCCCGATACCACGGCCTGGTTCGCCCTGCGCATTGGACCCCAGAGTTTCGGCATTTTCGATGCTTTCGACAGTGACCTGGGACTGCAGGCCCACATGACCGGCCAGGTGGCCGCCGCGCTGATGGAGCGCGCCGGGGAGCTGTTCAGCACGCCGCCACAGATCGAGCGGGTGGAGGTGCTGGCGGCCAAGTTGCCCGAGGCCGCGGAGGAAGAGGAGTTCTAA